One part of the Vicia villosa cultivar HV-30 ecotype Madison, WI linkage group LG6, Vvil1.0, whole genome shotgun sequence genome encodes these proteins:
- the LOC131614913 gene encoding uncharacterized protein LOC131614913, giving the protein MKASQSRQKSYHDKRRKDLKFQAGDHVFFRVTPVTGVGRALKSKKLTPCFIGMYQILEKFGNVAYRIALPPNLSILHDVFHVSQLRKYVFHPSHVVHMDDVQVRDNLMVKTMPV; this is encoded by the coding sequence atgaaagctTCACAAAGTagacaaaagagttatcatgataagcgaAGGAAGGATTTGAAATTTCAAGCGGGTGACCATGTATTTTTTAGAGTTACACCTGTGACTGGTGTTGGGCGAGCATTGAAgtctaagaagctcactccttGTTTTATTGGTATGTATCAGATATTGGAAAAATTTGGAAATGTGGCGTATAGAATAGCgttaccgcctaatctttcgattttgcatgatgtgttccatgtatcacAACTCCGGAAGTATGTTTTCCATCCGTCGCATGTGgttcatatggatgatgtgcaagtacgGGATAATCTCATGGTGAAGACGATGCCGGTATGA
- the LOC131612652 gene encoding alpha-L-arabinofuranosidase 1-like, whose amino-acid sequence MSFLPSFTSFIFSLVVCLIIFEYHVDANSNEITSKLVIDASSGRLIPDTFFGAFFEEINHAGAGGLWAELVNNRGFEAEVSTNGTSNIYPWTIIGENQSSIIVSTEHSSCFERNKIALRMDVLCHKKSCPRGGVGISNPGFWGMNIEEGKKYKVVFYVRSLGPINLQVSFVGSDNGVKIASTKIRAFGVNVTKWSKMETILEAKSTNHNSNLQITTTKKGVLWLDQISAMPLDTYKGHGFRRDLFEMLADLKPKFFRFPGGCYVEGDYLRNAFRWKDTVGAWEERPGHYGDVWKYWTDDGFGYFEGLQLSEDLGAFPIWVFNNGISHHDEVNTSAISPFVQEALDGIEFARGSPKSKWGSLRASMGHPHPFDLRYVAVGNEDCGKYNYEGNYLKFYEAIKHNYPDIQIISNCDGSQQPLNHTADLYDFHIYSNSKEMFSQYTRFDNALRSGPKAFVSEYAVWKEDAGNGSLYAAVAEAAFLIGLEKNSDVVSMVAYAPLFVNTNDRAWMPDAVVFNSYESYRTPSYWLQQFFIDSSGATFLNSILQNSSSSIVASAIQYKNSQDGNNYLKVKAVNFGNATENFNILINGLKSKVQQFGSSMVVLTSSNKMDENSFSEPTKIVPKRTPLFNASNDMIVALPPYSVTSLDLLI is encoded by the exons ATGTCTTTCTTACCTTCTttcacttcttttattttctcctTAGTTGTATGTTTGATCATTTTTGAATATCACGTAGATGCTAATTCTAACGAGATCACATCAAAACTAGTGATTGATGCCAGTTCTGGAAGACTTATTCCAGATACATTTTTTGGAGCTTTTTTTGAA GAGATAAATCATGCTGGAGCTGGGGGATTATGGGCAGAACTTGTGAATAATAGAG GTTTTGAAGCAGAAGTTTCCACTAATGGGACCTCAAATATTTATCCATGGACAATTATTGgagaaaatcaatcatccattatcGTATCAACCGaacattcttcttgttttgagcGTAATAAAATTGCATTACGTATGGATGTTCTTTGTCATAAAAAATCTTGTCCTCGAGGTGGTGTCGGTATTTCCAATCCAGGTTTTTGGGGAATG AATATTGAGGAAGGGAAGAAATATAAAGTAGTGTTCTATGTTAGATCACTTGGTCCAATTAATTTACAAGTTTCATTTGTTGGATCTGATAATGGTGTCAAAATAGCTTCAACCAAAATAAG AGCTTTTGGAGTTAATGTTACAAAGTGGAGTAAGATGGAAACAATTCTTGAAGCCAAAAGTACTAATCACAATTCAAATCTacaaataacaacaactaaaaaagGAGTATTATGGTTAGATCAAATCTCAGCTATGCCATTAGATACATACAAG GGTCATGGTTTTCGAAGAGATCTTTTTGAAATGTTGGCGGATTTGAAGCCAAAATTTTTTAGATTTCCAg GTGGTTGTTATGTTGAAGGAGATTATTTGAGAAATGCTTTTAGGTGGAAAGATACAGTTGGAGCATGGGAAGAGAGACCTGGCCACTATGGTGATGTCTGGAAGTATTGGACAGATGATGGATTTGGTTATTTTGAGGGGCttcaa TTATCTGAGGATCTTGGTGCATTTCCAATTTGGGTGTTTAATAATGGTATTAGTCATCATGATGAAGTTAATACGTCTGCGATATCACCATTTGTGCAA GAAGCCTTAGATGGTATTGAGTTTGCGAGAGGTTCTCCAAAATCAAAATGGGGTTCTCTTAGAGCTTCCATGGGACATCCCCACCCATTTGATTTGAGATATGTTGCAGTAGGAAATGAAGATTGTGGTAAATATAATTATGAAGGAAATTATCTCAAATTTTATGAAGCTATAAAACATAATTATCCTGACATTCAGATTATCTCAAATTGTGACGGTTCTCAACAACCACTCAATCATACAGCAGATCTTTATGATTTTCat atttattcaaattcaaaggagatGTTTTCCCAATATACAAGGTTTGATAATGCATTACGATCCGGACCAAAG GCATTTGTTAGTGAGTATGCTGTTTGGAAGGAAGATGCGGGAAATGGAAGCCTTTACGCAGCTGTGGCTGAGGCTGCATTTCTTATTGGACTTGAAAAAAATAG TGATGTCGTCAGCATGGTTGCCTATGCACCCCTCTTTGTAAACACAAATGACAGAGC TTGGATGCCAGATGCAGTTGTATTTAACTCTTATGAAAGTTATAGAACTCCAAGTTATTGGCTCCAACAATTTTTTATTGACTCTAGTGGAGCAACCTTTCTTAATTCAATTCTTCAAAATTCTTCTAGCTCAATTGTTGCATCAGCAATTCAGTATAAAAATTCTCAAGATGGAAACAATTATCTAAAAGTCAAG GCAGTGAATTTTGGAAATGCAAcggaaaattttaatattttaataaatggtttaaaatcaaaagttcaacaaTTTGGTTCGTCAATGGTGGTGCTTACATCCTCCAATAAAATGGATGAGAATTCTTTCTCAGAACCAACAAAG ATTGTGCCTAAAAGAACTCCACTTTttaatgcaagcaatgacatgATTGTTGCTCTTCCTCCTTATTCAGTTACATCACtagatttattaatttaa